In the genome of Nymphaea colorata isolate Beijing-Zhang1983 chromosome 9, ASM883128v2, whole genome shotgun sequence, one region contains:
- the LOC116261069 gene encoding uncharacterized protein LOC116261069 has product MSILDSCKQVLKIQKFRRLVSYSVFYCFVATLSYAYTSNTTRAGISRGDQFYASFPAGTELLTDTAKLYKAALGYVFEEEEWGPIEFSVMAKHFDRQGKSPYAYHAQYLAHLLSHGQLDGSGS; this is encoded by the exons ATGTCAATTCTGGATTCGTGCAAACAAGTTCTCAAGATCCAGAAATTCCGGAGGCTTGTCTCATATAGTGTATTCTACTGCTTCGTGGCCACTCTAAGCTATGCTTACACAAGTAACAC TACAAGGGCAGGAATTTCCAGAGGAGATCAATTCTATGCTTCTTTTCCTGCTGGAACAGAACTGTTGACTGACACTGCAAAG CTGTACAAAGCTGCTCTCGGCTACGTGTTTGAAGAGGAGGAATGGGGTCCCATAGAGTTCTCTGTCATGGCGAAACATTTTGATCGACAAGGGAAGTCACCATATGCATATCATGCT cAATACTTGGCGCATCTTCTTTCTCATGGACAACTTGATGGAAGCGGTTCATAA